The Gemmatimonas aurantiaca sequence GCCGGCTTCCGCGTCGCCTTCACTGGGTCGCGACACCGATTCGTCGAGATGCGGCAGCAGGAGATGCATGACGGTCCCCACACCCAGGGTGGACTCCACCCGGATCTCTCCACCGGCGCGTTCCACCATGCTGCAGGCCAGCGCCAGGCCGAGTCCCGAACCCTTGCCTCGTTCCTTGGTCGTGAAGAACGGTTCGAAGATGTGCGCCTTGACGTCGTCGCTCATCCCCGTGCCGTTGTCGGCCACACTGATCGTCGTCCACTCGGTGTGCGTGTCGAGCGTGAAACGCTGCCGCTGCTCCGGCGAGATCCGCGCCACCCGGATGTCGATACGTCCGCCGGCCGGCAGCGCGTCGCGCGCATTGCTGACGAGATTGAGCAGCGCCTGTTCCAGTTGACCGGCGTCGGCGCGGATGGTGCCGACATCGCTGTCGAGATGGGTGTGCAACTCGATGTGTTCGCCGATCAGACGTCGCAGCAACCGGTCGAGGCCGAGGACGATGGCATTCGGATCGAGCACGGCGGGCTGCAGGACGGCCTTGCGACTCACGGCGAGGATCTGACGCGACAGCTCCGTTCCACGCACCGCCAGGGCCCGGATCTCGTTCACATCGCTGTAGGCTTCGGTGCTCGGGTTGAGCTGTGCGAGCAGCAGGTCGCAGTAGCCGAGCATGCCGGTGAGCAGATTGTTGAAATCGTGCGAGATCCCGCCGGCAAACGTCCCGATGGCTTCCATCTTCTGCGCCTGCCGCAGTTGTTCCTCACTGCGCGCGAGCGCCCGTTCGGCTTCCCGCCGCGCGGTGATGTCCATGCCCACCGAGAGCCAGCTCGCGCGTCCCAGCCGTCGCGAACTGGTGGTGATCACATCCATCTCCATGCGCTTGCCGGTGGCGGTGCGGTGCATCCAGCTGCCCGCACTCTGCCGGGACTCCGAGAACGGCAGCCGCGCACCGCTGAATCGATCGAGTTCCGACGGATCGAGCAGGTCGACGATCTGCAGTGTGAGGAAGTGCTCACGATCGTATCCGTACTTGTCGATCGCGGCCTGATTGACGGCGAGAATGTTGGTCGTGTCCGCGTCCCAGGCCCACATGGGCAGCGGATTGGAATCGAAGAGGAATCGGTAGCGACGCTCGTTGTCGGCCAGCGCCGCCGTGCGACGCTCCATCGTTTCCGCCATCTGATTCAGCGCCACCGCGAGTTGTCCGACTTCGTCGCTCGACTGGATCACCGAACGATGACCGGACAGTCCCGCCGACAGCACGTGGGCGTCGTGAATGAGCGCTTCCACCGGGCGCACGATCAACCCACCGACCGCATAGGCGATGAGACAGCTGATCATCAGTGCGCCTGCCAGGAGCGCCCAACCGGTGAGTCCGTCTTTCCGCAGATCGATGAACGCCGCCACGAGCACCGGCAGAGCCATCGTCACCAGGGCCATGATGAGCAGTCGCACACGCAGCCCCAGGCCCCGGACGGTGGTCGCCGTCGGAGAGCCGGGGGCTGCGATGGGGCGCTCCTGAGTGGTCACGGTTCAGCAGATGTTCTGCGCAGGTGCCGACGGGATGCCCGGTGAATCAGTCGCCGGATGGCGCGGCGCCGGGCGCCATCGACACGGCCATGCCCATGGCATGGTATCCCTTGTCGACGTACACCGTGGAACCCGTGATGCCACTGGCGAGATCGCTGGCCAGGAAGGCGGCCGTGGTGCCCACCTCACGCGCGTCGAGGGTCTGCGGCAGCGGGGAGTTCACTTCGCAGTACTGCACCATCGTCTGGATGATGCCGATGGCGCTGGCCGCACGCGAGGCGTACGGACCGGCGGAGATGGTGTTGACGCGGAGACCCCACTTGCGACCGGCTTCGAACGCCAGCACGCGGGTATCGCTCTCGAGCTGCGCCTTGGCCGACGACATGCCGCCGCCGTAACCCGGAATGGCGCGCTCACTGGCCATGTAGGTGAGGGAGCACACCGAGCCGCTGGGACGCATCAGCGGTCCGAGACGCTGCACCATCGACACCAGCGAATACGCACTCGCGCTGGACGCGGCGAGATACCCGGCCCGACTCACTTCCAGCAACGGCTTCTTGACTTCGGGACCGTTGGCCAGGGAGTGAAAAACGATATCGAGCGGTTGCGCGCCGAAGTCCGCCACGAGGCGTTGCGCGAGACCGTCGATGGAGAAGTCGCCCAGTTCCTTGTAGCGCTTGTTCTCCCGGATGTCCTCGGGGGCATCGGCCAGCGTGTCGAACACGGCGTCGAGAGGATAGATGCGTTCGAAGGTCAGCAGGGAACCGTCGGCCATCTGACGCGACTCGTCGATTTTTCCGCGTTCGAGGAGATTCAGGAAGATGTTGAGCGCCGGCGGCCAGGTGGCCACGCAGACACTGGCTCCGGCTTCCGCAAATGCTTTGGCGATGGCCCAGCCGAAGCCGTTGTCGTCGGCAACCCCCGCAACGAGGGCGCGCTTTCCAGTCAGATCGATAGGTAACATCCGTAAAACATACTCGAAGACGGCGCGGTCAGCGCGATGCGCGGGTCAGCCGATCGCGGATCCCATCCCATCCAGGCTCGTCGGGTGGGGCTTCGATGAGCACCAGTGATGCACCGCGTGCATCGACCTCGTGCAATGCCGCATAGAGGGCCTGCGCGTACGCCATGGGCGCAGCGGGCATGGCGATGGTCTGCACCATGGCCTGCACCGATGAGTTCCCGAATGTGATCGTGCGCAACAATCCGATCACGGGATGCAGGCCATCGAGCACCGTGGTCTCCGCACGTTCCCGCAGCGCCGTTTCCACTTCCTCGCGCTGCGCGGGCGTGAACAGCCAGACATCGGCCCGCGGTGCATAGTGGCGATCGGCCATGCCCGGTGAACGCGGCACGTGAGACGCCATGTGCGCCGTCGAGTCCGTGGGCGCAGCCATTGCCGTATCCATGGCCTCTCCATGCGGCACCGCCGGCGTCGTGGCATGGCGGACCACGATCCCCAGTCCGTCCAGCGCGGCTTCGAGGGTTTCCCGTCCGATCATGCCGGGACGCAGAATGGTGACCACGTCCTCTCCGCAGTCGACGACCGTGCTTTCGATTCCCACGGTACAGGGCCCGCCATCCAGCACGAGGGGCACACGATCCCCCAGTGACGCCACGACATGTTGCGCCGTGGTCGGACTCACGCGCGTGAACCGGTTGGCGCTGGGGGCGGCAATGGGACAGCCGGCGGCGTCGATGAGCGCGAGTGCCACCGGGTGCGCGGGCACGCGCAGGGCCACCGTCTCTCCGCCGGCCGCCACGACGTCCGGGATGTGGGCTGCGCGGGGCACCACCAGCGTGAGCGGGCCGGGCCAGCATCGTTCCGCCAGTCGCTCCGCACTCCGGGGCCAGGTCGCGGCATGGCGGCGTGCCTCTGCGGCATTCGCGGCATGCACGATGACGGGATTCCAGGCCGGTCGCCCTTTGGCGGCGTAGATGCGCACCACCGCATCGGCATCGAGGGCATTCGCACCGAGGCCGTAGACGGTTTCCGTGGGAAACGCGACCAGCTCTCCCGCGCGAATGAGTGCGGCCGCTTCGGCGAGCGCTGACGGATCCGGGTGGACGGGGTCCACGGTGACGACACGCATGCCGGAATTCTAGCGGACGTGATGTCGGTGGACAGGTTGTGGGCAGGTCGTCGCGGCGGTTTTCGCGGCGATCGTCGTTGCGCTACTGCCGTGTTTCGATCGCGCGTCTGGCGATGCGGTCCACCAGGCGTGGAGAGATCAGCTTGAGCAGACGACCCAGCTTGCCGCGCCACGTCATGACGAGATCGCGGTCACGACGCGCGGTGGCCCGCAGAATGAGGCGCGCGCATTCCTCGGTGGGCATCGTCTCGCCCGGTTTGCGTTTGTAGGCGCGCTCGCCGTATGGCGTGCCATCGGCCGACAACGCGCGCTGATTGATCTCGGAGAACACGAACCCCGGATAGATCACCGTCACCGAGACACCGCTGCCTTCGAGTTCGATGCGGAGTGAATCGAAGAAACCGGCCATTGCATGTTTGGTGGCGCCATAGGCCGTGCGCTTCGGCACTCCTGTGAGTCCCGTGAGACTCGAGATGGCCACGATGCGTCCGGCGGTCTTGCGCAGGTGCGGCAGGGCATGCGCCGTGCACCAGACGCTGCCGAGGTAGTTCACCCGCATCAGTGTCTCGAAGATCGACAGATCGGTGATGGTGTCGAACGGCGCGCTCGATCCGAGCCCGGCGTTGTTCACGAGCACGTCGAGGCGGCCGTAGTGGGCGACCGTGCGCTCCACGAGGGATCGGCAATCCTGCTCCACGCCCACATCGCCCACCACCACCAGCGCATCGGCTCCTGCCGCCCGACAGGCGTCGGCCACCTGCATGAGACGTGCTTCGTCTCGCGCCGCGAGTGCCAGGCGCGCCCCGGCAGCGGCCCATTGTCGCGCGAGTTCCGCGCCGATCCCGCTCG is a genomic window containing:
- a CDS encoding SDR family oxidoreductase, whose protein sequence is MNHPFAGLVVLITGASSGIGAELARQWAAAGARLALAARDEARLMQVADACRAAGADALVVVGDVGVEQDCRSLVERTVAHYGRLDVLVNNAGLGSSAPFDTITDLSIFETLMRVNYLGSVWCTAHALPHLRKTAGRIVAISSLTGLTGVPKRTAYGATKHAMAGFFDSLRIELEGSGVSVTVIYPGFVFSEINQRALSADGTPYGERAYKRKPGETMPTEECARLILRATARRDRDLVMTWRGKLGRLLKLISPRLVDRIARRAIETRQ
- a CDS encoding ATP-binding protein, whose amino-acid sequence is MTTQERPIAAPGSPTATTVRGLGLRVRLLIMALVTMALPVLVAAFIDLRKDGLTGWALLAGALMISCLIAYAVGGLIVRPVEALIHDAHVLSAGLSGHRSVIQSSDEVGQLAVALNQMAETMERRTAALADNERRYRFLFDSNPLPMWAWDADTTNILAVNQAAIDKYGYDREHFLTLQIVDLLDPSELDRFSGARLPFSESRQSAGSWMHRTATGKRMEMDVITTSSRRLGRASWLSVGMDITARREAERALARSEEQLRQAQKMEAIGTFAGGISHDFNNLLTGMLGYCDLLLAQLNPSTEAYSDVNEIRALAVRGTELSRQILAVSRKAVLQPAVLDPNAIVLGLDRLLRRLIGEHIELHTHLDSDVGTIRADAGQLEQALLNLVSNARDALPAGGRIDIRVARISPEQRQRFTLDTHTEWTTISVADNGTGMSDDVKAHIFEPFFTTKERGKGSGLGLALACSMVERAGGEIRVESTLGVGTVMHLLLPHLDESVSRPSEGDAEAGSLAGTETILLAEDEDAVRTVATAALERRGYRVLAAADGDAAMAISLAFPGRIALLVTDVVMPGMNGRALADHLVTQRPGLPVLFVSGYTDDDVLRKGITTDERTLLAKPFTSLELARRVRASIDGVTNPG
- a CDS encoding L-threonylcarbamoyladenylate synthase — protein: MRVVTVDPVHPDPSALAEAAALIRAGELVAFPTETVYGLGANALDADAVVRIYAAKGRPAWNPVIVHAANAAEARRHAATWPRSAERLAERCWPGPLTLVVPRAAHIPDVVAAGGETVALRVPAHPVALALIDAAGCPIAAPSANRFTRVSPTTAQHVVASLGDRVPLVLDGGPCTVGIESTVVDCGEDVVTILRPGMIGRETLEAALDGLGIVVRHATTPAVPHGEAMDTAMAAPTDSTAHMASHVPRSPGMADRHYAPRADVWLFTPAQREEVETALRERAETTVLDGLHPVIGLLRTITFGNSSVQAMVQTIAMPAAPMAYAQALYAALHEVDARGASLVLIEAPPDEPGWDGIRDRLTRASR
- a CDS encoding enoyl-[acyl-carrier-protein] reductase, giving the protein MLPIDLTGKRALVAGVADDNGFGWAIAKAFAEAGASVCVATWPPALNIFLNLLERGKIDESRQMADGSLLTFERIYPLDAVFDTLADAPEDIRENKRYKELGDFSIDGLAQRLVADFGAQPLDIVFHSLANGPEVKKPLLEVSRAGYLAASSASAYSLVSMVQRLGPLMRPSGSVCSLTYMASERAIPGYGGGMSSAKAQLESDTRVLAFEAGRKWGLRVNTISAGPYASRAASAIGIIQTMVQYCEVNSPLPQTLDAREVGTTAAFLASDLASGITGSTVYVDKGYHAMGMAVSMAPGAAPSGD